From a single Fusobacterium ulcerans ATCC 49185 genomic region:
- a CDS encoding B12-binding domain-containing radical SAM protein produces the protein MKITLIKPNIGKKGDNLYVDEGRMEPLQLGILAALTPEDIKVVMYDDRMEEIPYDEYTDLAVLTVETFTAKRAYEIAENYRNKGVKTLMGGMHAMLIPSEVQEHCDSIIVGDAEPVWEEMIKDLRVGKLKKKYEGEQPLIPQKNIIARRDIFEGKGYLPITLIQFSRGCRYRCNFCASSAYFKNKHFCRRVEDVVTEIKSQKRKLIFFVDDNITADFQKAKELFKALIPLKIKWVSQGSMDMLYDNELMELMVKSGCLGLVIGFESINEENLKNMNKSSNRQKKFDKYKKEIEILRNWGLQTWAAFTVGHDGDTIESIQETCNFAIENKFCFAAYNILMPYPGTPLYEKLKEEGRLLYDGKWWLHDEYKFNYSAILPKNMTPDELTEISFWCRKKFNSPFSIFRRAFDFKTNMRTPYRFFTYLIYNPLFRKEVHKKQGMKFGNK, from the coding sequence ATGAAAATAACATTGATAAAGCCTAATATCGGAAAAAAGGGAGATAATCTTTATGTAGATGAAGGAAGAATGGAACCTCTCCAGTTAGGAATATTAGCTGCCCTTACCCCAGAAGATATAAAAGTAGTGATGTATGATGACAGAATGGAAGAAATTCCTTATGATGAATATACAGATTTAGCAGTACTCACAGTTGAAACTTTCACAGCTAAACGAGCTTATGAAATAGCTGAAAACTATAGAAATAAAGGTGTAAAAACCCTTATGGGGGGAATGCATGCAATGTTGATACCATCTGAAGTTCAGGAACACTGTGATTCTATTATAGTTGGGGATGCTGAACCTGTATGGGAAGAAATGATAAAAGATCTAAGAGTTGGAAAATTGAAAAAAAAATATGAGGGGGAGCAACCTCTCATTCCTCAGAAAAATATTATTGCAAGAAGAGATATTTTTGAAGGAAAGGGATATCTTCCTATAACTCTTATCCAATTTTCCAGAGGATGCAGGTATAGATGTAATTTCTGTGCTTCCAGTGCATATTTTAAAAACAAACACTTTTGCAGAAGAGTAGAAGATGTTGTCACAGAAATAAAAAGCCAGAAAAGAAAATTAATTTTCTTTGTAGATGACAATATCACAGCAGATTTTCAAAAAGCAAAGGAACTATTCAAAGCATTAATCCCATTAAAAATAAAATGGGTAAGCCAAGGAAGTATGGATATGCTTTATGACAATGAACTCATGGAACTCATGGTAAAAAGCGGCTGTTTAGGATTGGTAATAGGATTTGAATCTATAAATGAAGAAAACCTCAAAAATATGAATAAAAGTTCAAATAGACAAAAAAAATTTGATAAATACAAAAAAGAAATAGAAATATTGAGAAATTGGGGGCTTCAAACATGGGCAGCATTTACAGTTGGACATGATGGAGATACTATAGAAAGCATTCAGGAAACTTGTAACTTTGCTATTGAAAATAAATTCTGTTTTGCAGCATACAATATTTTGATGCCTTATCCAGGAACTCCCCTTTATGAAAAACTAAAGGAGGAAGGAAGACTTCTCTATGATGGAAAATGGTGGCTTCATGATGAATATAAATTTAATTATTCAGCTATTCTTCCTAAAAATATGACACCTGATGAGTTAACAGAAATTTCTTTCTGGTGTCGTAAAAAATTCAACAGCCCTTTCTCCATATTTAGAAGAGCTTTTGACTTTAAAACAAATATGAGAACACCATATAGATTTTTTACATATCTTATCTATAATCCTCTTTTTAGAAAAGAGGTACATAAAAAACAAGGAATGAAATTTGGAAATAAATAA
- a CDS encoding B12-binding domain-containing radical SAM protein has product MKVTIIRVNMFEKNSNDAMKPLIFPILDSLTPEGIELEFFDDRIEKLPTEINSDIIVFSAETFSIKRTYMLSQKYKKDDNITVIGGFHSTVLPEESKLYCDCVLVGDAEDTWSKMIEDYQKGKLKKIYVSKFNRDLGYIEHYHKSFEGKKYQPVGVVQFSRGCKFDCDFCSIKSMYQKNVRQKNWDIVERELKVLKEKILFFIDDNLFYNKESFFKFLQIIKPLKKRWVCQISLEIAFQDDMLEEMKKSGCFMVLIGFESMNSLNLQQMNKKANLTISNYDSAVENIYKHGLLIYGTFIFGYDYDTLENVKGTVDFAHKHNFAVANFNPLIPMPGTKLYDRLEKSERLLYKKWWLKEGYCYGDTVYTPVGMSSEDLKNLCRDARFEFYSIKNILKRLIKNRLHLSLKNMWIYLLINIVSRKEIHQKQGRVLGGR; this is encoded by the coding sequence ATGAAGGTAACAATAATAAGAGTAAATATGTTTGAGAAGAACAGCAATGACGCAATGAAACCTCTTATATTTCCTATACTTGACAGTCTTACCCCTGAAGGGATTGAGTTAGAATTTTTTGATGACAGGATAGAAAAACTTCCCACAGAAATAAATTCTGACATAATTGTTTTTTCAGCAGAAACTTTTTCTATCAAGAGAACATATATGTTATCCCAAAAATATAAAAAAGATGATAATATCACTGTTATTGGCGGATTCCATTCCACTGTATTGCCAGAAGAGAGTAAACTATACTGTGATTGTGTCTTAGTAGGAGATGCTGAAGATACATGGAGTAAAATGATTGAAGATTATCAGAAAGGCAAATTAAAAAAAATATATGTATCGAAATTTAATAGGGATCTTGGATATATCGAACATTATCACAAATCTTTTGAAGGAAAGAAATATCAACCTGTAGGAGTAGTACAATTTTCCAGAGGGTGTAAATTTGACTGTGATTTCTGCTCCATAAAATCAATGTATCAAAAAAATGTAAGACAGAAAAACTGGGATATTGTAGAAAGAGAATTGAAAGTTCTTAAAGAAAAAATACTATTCTTTATTGATGATAATCTCTTTTATAATAAAGAAAGTTTTTTTAAATTTCTTCAGATAATAAAGCCTTTAAAAAAAAGATGGGTATGTCAAATAAGTTTAGAGATAGCTTTCCAAGATGATATGCTGGAAGAAATGAAAAAAAGTGGCTGTTTTATGGTATTAATAGGTTTTGAATCTATGAACAGTCTGAATCTTCAACAAATGAATAAAAAAGCTAATCTAACAATTAGTAATTATGATAGTGCTGTGGAAAATATATATAAACATGGATTACTTATATATGGTACTTTCATATTTGGATATGACTATGATACCTTGGAAAATGTAAAAGGAACAGTAGATTTTGCTCACAAACATAACTTTGCAGTTGCAAATTTTAACCCTTTAATACCTATGCCAGGCACAAAACTTTATGATAGACTGGAAAAATCAGAAAGATTGCTATATAAAAAATGGTGGCTGAAGGAAGGGTATTGTTACGGAGATACTGTATATACCCCTGTAGGAATGTCTTCTGAAGATTTAAAAAATCTATGCAGAGATGCTCGTTTTGAATTTTACAGTATAAAGAATATATTAAAAAGATTGATAAAAAACAGACTTCATCTTTCTTTGAAAAATATGTGGATATATCTTTTGATAAATATAGTTTCTAGAAAAGAGATTCATCAAAAACAAGGAAGAGTACTGGGAGGAAGATGA
- a CDS encoding B12-binding domain-containing radical SAM protein, with protein sequence MTYPSLTLPTLVSLVPKDISAEIDVCDEISYKVDYNNKKYDIIVISFDTSSSKQAYIHSKEFKKRGAYIVMGGYHTSAVPKEAAEHCDTVIIGAGEISLPEFFHDYLKGEPKKIYNNQNIDVRKIKMVPRNVIKSKRYMKVSPVIADRGCDNKCSFCAISEMWKSNPRPVEDVIEEIKSLKSDKIIFFDPNFFYPKEYSLKLMKEMEKLKIKWAGNGTADAPFDDELMEAAKRSGCSGILIGFESLREETLKGVNKKFSNVERYKDCIDRAHKYNIAINGCFVLGMDGDTEEDLLALPEKIKYLGLDLARFSILTPLPNSELYRKMDKEGRIIIKDWSKYTQNNTVFQPENMSMERLDEIYRKVWRKTYTFKNIWFRIKNSSNKTLTEKFILLGANIGFKYLGIQGD encoded by the coding sequence ATGACATATCCATCACTCACTTTACCTACATTGGTATCACTAGTACCAAAAGATATAAGTGCAGAAATAGATGTTTGTGATGAAATATCATATAAAGTAGATTATAATAATAAAAAATATGATATTATTGTAATTTCTTTTGATACCTCTTCCAGCAAACAGGCATATATACATTCAAAAGAATTTAAAAAAAGAGGTGCATATATTGTAATGGGAGGATATCACACCTCTGCTGTACCTAAAGAAGCAGCAGAACATTGTGATACTGTAATAATAGGAGCAGGTGAGATATCTCTTCCTGAATTTTTTCATGATTATCTCAAGGGAGAACCTAAAAAAATATATAATAATCAAAATATAGATGTAAGAAAAATAAAAATGGTTCCAAGGAATGTGATAAAAAGCAAGAGATATATGAAGGTATCACCAGTAATAGCTGATAGAGGCTGTGATAACAAATGTAGTTTTTGTGCTATAAGCGAGATGTGGAAAAGTAATCCCAGACCAGTAGAAGATGTGATTGAAGAAATAAAAAGTTTAAAAAGCGATAAAATAATATTTTTTGACCCAAATTTCTTCTATCCTAAAGAGTATTCTTTAAAATTAATGAAAGAAATGGAAAAACTAAAAATAAAATGGGCTGGAAATGGTACAGCTGATGCTCCTTTTGACGATGAGCTTATGGAAGCTGCCAAAAGAAGCGGATGTTCAGGTATTCTCATAGGGTTTGAATCTCTTAGAGAAGAAACTTTAAAAGGAGTAAATAAAAAATTTTCCAATGTAGAAAGATATAAAGATTGCATAGATAGAGCTCATAAATATAATATAGCAATAAATGGTTGTTTTGTATTGGGAATGGATGGAGACACTGAAGAAGATTTACTGGCACTCCCTGAAAAAATAAAATATTTAGGACTAGATTTGGCAAGATTTTCTATTTTGACTCCTTTGCCAAATTCTGAACTATATAGAAAAATGGACAAAGAAGGCCGAATAATTATAAAAGACTGGTCTAAATATACACAAAACAACACAGTTTTTCAACCAGAGAATATGTCTATGGAAAGACTGGATGAAATATACAGAAAAGTATGGAGAAAAACCTACACATTTAAAAATATATGGTTTAGAATAAAAAATTCTTCAAATAAAACTCTCACAGAAAAGTTCATACTCCTTGGAGCAAATATAGGCTTTAAATACCTAGGAATACAAGGAGATTAG
- the rplU gene encoding 50S ribosomal protein L21, whose protein sequence is MYAVIKTGGKQYKVAEGDVLRVEKLNAEVNATVELTEVLLVANGETVKVGTPVVDGAKVVAEVVAQGKGAKVVNFKYKPKTGYHRKKGHRQSFTEIKVTSINA, encoded by the coding sequence ATGTACGCAGTTATAAAAACTGGTGGTAAACAGTACAAAGTAGCAGAAGGTGACGTATTAAGAGTAGAAAAATTAAATGCTGAAGTTAACGCAACTGTAGAATTAACTGAAGTTCTTTTAGTAGCTAATGGAGAAACTGTAAAAGTTGGAACTCCTGTAGTTGACGGAGCTAAGGTTGTAGCAGAAGTAGTAGCTCAAGGTAAAGGTGCTAAAGTTGTTAACTTCAAATACAAGCCAAAAACAGGATACCACAGAAAAAAAGGTCACAGACAATCATTTACTGAGATCAAAGTTACTTCAATCAACGCTTAA
- a CDS encoding ribosomal-processing cysteine protease Prp yields the protein MTRVEIFRKNGRIVGYKATGHSDYAEYGEDIVCAALSMALQMPLGGMQDVLELIPKFDIDSDGYLRVDMRGMDNKGKERELDTLLESMALMVENLSKEYPKNVKLVEKEEK from the coding sequence ATGACAAGAGTTGAAATCTTTAGAAAAAATGGTAGAATTGTGGGATACAAGGCTACTGGTCATTCGGACTATGCTGAATATGGAGAAGATATAGTATGTGCAGCCCTGTCAATGGCATTACAAATGCCTTTAGGGGGAATGCAGGACGTTCTTGAGCTGATACCCAAATTTGATATAGATTCTGATGGATACCTTAGGGTAGATATGAGAGGAATGGATAATAAAGGTAAAGAAAGGGAACTAGATACTCTTCTAGAAAGCATGGCTTTAATGGTTGAAAATTTATCAAAAGAATATCCTAAAAATGTAAAGCTTGTAGAGAAGGAGGAAAAATAG
- the rpmA gene encoding 50S ribosomal protein L27 codes for MQFTLNIQLFAHKKGQGSVKNGRDSNPKYLGIKKYDGEVVKAGNIIVRQRGTAIHAGNNMGMGKDHTLFALIDGYVKFERLGKDKKQVSIYSEK; via the coding sequence ATGCAATTTACTTTAAATATACAATTATTTGCACATAAAAAAGGGCAAGGTTCTGTTAAAAACGGAAGAGACTCAAATCCTAAATATCTTGGAATCAAAAAATATGATGGAGAAGTTGTTAAAGCTGGAAACATCATAGTTAGACAAAGAGGAACTGCTATACATGCAGGAAATAATATGGGAATGGGTAAAGATCATACTTTGTTTGCTCTAATTGATGGGTATGTAAAATTTGAAAGACTTGGAAAAGACAAAAAACAAGTTTCAATTTACTCTGAAAAATAA